One Paenibacillus riograndensis SBR5 DNA segment encodes these proteins:
- a CDS encoding HD-GYP domain-containing protein has product MKVHVTDLKHGDCLLTDTFNSVGLHVLPKRTVVQREEITILLRHKIEYVDIEPRTASHAEDSGLGHSLNDNFDHAIQNYESIFLEALAQGTFTQSMVDDTLQPLLETLDTQKDVVSLLLLLERDDIDTYHHSLQVGLLSYYIAAWMGHSKEERYEISRAGYLHDIGKSQVPLSILNKAGILTPAEEEELKRHTTFGYEIIRGSKMDEKTALVALQHHEFEDGTGYPNQILKSGIHPYTEIVTVANIYMGLTTSRLNQPKQGLVAVLRKVHEMGFGKLNGTVVQALTGHLLPGFVGKNVQLSNGEIGTIVMNNPLDMFRPLVKVDNVFKDLSRERSLSVEEIIM; this is encoded by the coding sequence TTGAAAGTTCATGTCACTGATCTTAAACACGGCGACTGTCTTCTGACAGACACTTTCAATAGTGTGGGTCTGCACGTTCTTCCCAAAAGAACGGTAGTTCAGCGTGAGGAAATCACCATCCTGCTCCGGCACAAGATCGAATACGTGGATATTGAGCCGCGCACCGCAAGTCATGCCGAAGACAGTGGACTCGGCCACAGTCTGAATGACAACTTCGACCATGCGATCCAGAATTACGAATCGATTTTCCTGGAGGCATTGGCCCAAGGCACGTTCACTCAATCCATGGTGGATGATACACTGCAGCCGCTGCTGGAAACGCTGGATACGCAGAAAGATGTCGTATCTTTGCTGCTGCTGCTCGAACGCGACGACATTGATACATATCACCATTCCCTGCAGGTCGGCCTGCTGTCGTATTATATTGCTGCCTGGATGGGTCATTCCAAAGAGGAACGGTACGAGATCAGCCGTGCAGGCTATCTGCATGATATCGGCAAAAGCCAGGTGCCGTTGTCTATCTTGAACAAAGCCGGAATCCTGACACCTGCTGAAGAGGAAGAACTGAAACGGCATACAACCTTCGGGTATGAGATTATCCGCGGTTCGAAGATGGATGAGAAGACGGCACTTGTGGCGCTGCAGCATCATGAATTTGAGGATGGAACAGGTTATCCGAACCAGATCCTTAAAAGCGGGATTCATCCGTACACGGAGATTGTCACGGTGGCGAATATTTACATGGGATTGACCACCTCCCGGCTGAACCAGCCGAAGCAAGGGTTGGTTGCTGTACTGCGCAAGGTGCATGAAATGGGCTTTGGCAAGCTGAACGGAACAGTGGTACAAGCACTTACCGGACATCTGCTGCCGGGCTTTGTAGGCAAAAATGTTCAACTCTCCAATGGGGAAATCGGGACGATTGTGATGAATAACCCGCTGGATATGTTCAGGCCGCTGGTTAAAGTCGATAATGTGTTCAAAGACCTCTCGCGTGAGCGCAGCTTGTCAGTTGAAGAAATCATTATGTAA